A DNA window from Phragmites australis chromosome 11, lpPhrAust1.1, whole genome shotgun sequence contains the following coding sequences:
- the LOC133885875 gene encoding uncharacterized protein LOC133885875, with protein sequence MAATADPRAKPPAAPPHHLEPWAHQPPAAHRMPVLPAIASPAGGCCTDRDRRRASFHRRGAAAQVVGEEPYDGEIEELKAKLMGHLRDAADRLRVPQTSPSLPPPPPPPPKPASPPPEIDSEPEPDPELRAPPPPPPPPPAPQQQPQADVATRPWNLRERTRRRPAKSWAASAAAAPPSSSSRRRRRRAPFSVSLTAEEIEEDIYSLTGARPRRRPRKRPRVVQRQLDSLFPGLWLTEITADAYRVPDD encoded by the exons ATGGCGGCAACGGCAGATCCGCGGGCGAAGCCGCCGGCCGCGCCGCCGCACCACCTCGAGCCGTGGGCGCATCAGCCACCTGCCGCCCACCGCATGCCTGTACTCCCCGCCATAGCCTCGCCAGCGGGTGGCTGCTGCACGGACCGCGATCGCCGCCGAGCGTCGTTCCACCGACGGGGCGCCGCCGCACAGGTCGTCGGCGAGGAGCCATACGACGGCGAGATCGAGGAGCTCAAGGCTAAGCTCATGGGCCACCTGCGCGACGCCGCCGACCGGCTTCGCGTGCCTCAGACTAGTCCCTCgctgcctcctccgccgccgccgccgccgaagcccGCGAGTCCACCGCCGGAGATAGACTCCGAGCCTGAGCCCGACCCCGAGCTCAgggcgccgcctccgcctccgcctccaccgccggccccgcagcagcagccacaaGCAGACGTCGCCACGAGGCCGTGGAACCTGCGGGAACGCACGCGGCGGCGCCCCGCAAAGTCGTGGgccgcgtcggcggcggcggcgccgccctcgtcgtcgtcgcggaGGCGACGAAGGCGCGCTCCGTTCTCCGTGTCCCTGACGGCGGAGGAGATCGAGGAGGACATCTACTCGCTGACCGGCgcccggccgcggcggcggccgaggaaGCGGCCGCGCGTCGTACAGCGGCAGCTCGAT TCGCTGTTCCCCGGCCTGTGGCTGACCGAGATCACCGCCGACGCATACCGAGTGCCGGACGACTAG
- the LOC133884172 gene encoding uncharacterized protein LOC133884172, which produces MESSPAATMAPPPPASSSRSRDPLLFSSFDLPAGWGCRRPMAFCRYIDAAHVDSDSEPAAAAAEPQNNAPRSPAKGAAAVVGQEAPRRQWNLRDRTAWRDYRAEDAWQHKKLGNMDAGGKKSRGFSVALTRQEIDADFVAITGRKPPRRPKKRPKNVQRQIDTLCPGSSLSEMTRDRYKVSEFIAVSALFINQFCA; this is translated from the exons ATGGAGTCCTCGCCGGCTGCGACCatggccccgccgccgcccgcgtcGTCGTCGCGGTCGAGGGACCCCCTCCTCTTCAGCAGCTTCGACCTCCCCGCCGGCTGGGGCTGCCGCAGGCCCATGGCCTTCTGCCGATACATTGACGCCGCGCACGTCGACTCCGACTCtgagcccgccgccgccgccgccgagccccAGAACAACGCCCCCCGATCACCGGCTAAAGGAGCCGCGGCGGTTGTGGGCCAAGAAGCTCCCCGGAGGCAGTGGAACCTGCGGGACCGGACGGCCTGGAGGGATTACAGAGCGGAGGACGCGTGGCAGCACAAGAAGCTCGGGAACATGGACGCCGGCGGCAAGAAGAGCCGCGGGTTCTCGGTGGCGCTAACGCGGCAGGAGATCGATGCCGACTTCGTCGCGATCACCGGGCGGAAGCCGCCGCGCCGGCCGAAGAAGCGGCCCAAGAACGTCCAGCGCCAAATCGAC ACGCTTTGCCCTGGGAGCTCGCTATCGGAGATGACCCGCGATCGGTACAAGGTGAGCGAG TTCATAGCAGTATCTGCTCTATTCATCAATCAGTTCTGCGCTTGA